A window from Chitinophaga filiformis encodes these proteins:
- a CDS encoding GNAT family N-acetyltransferase, with the protein MIKGKLVGLRALEKQDLGLLRDWRNLPHFRRNFREFRELGMANQEMWFNKVVSSSNDFMFLIERLSDGMPLGAGGLLYTNWIIRSADFSFYIGYNESYIDNEGYALDAASLLIDYGFKNLNLNKIWMELYEFDKAKIDFFTNEFSFKQDGKLRQNCFEDGKYHDSLIISLLSSEYAGRK; encoded by the coding sequence ATGATAAAAGGTAAACTGGTAGGTTTAAGGGCGCTTGAGAAACAGGATCTGGGCCTGTTGAGAGACTGGCGTAATCTGCCTCATTTCAGAAGGAATTTCAGAGAGTTCCGCGAGCTGGGAATGGCTAACCAGGAAATGTGGTTTAATAAGGTGGTGAGCAGCAGTAATGACTTCATGTTCCTTATAGAAAGGTTATCCGATGGGATGCCGCTGGGAGCAGGCGGTTTGTTGTACACCAACTGGATCATCCGATCAGCGGACTTTTCTTTCTACATAGGATATAACGAATCTTATATCGATAATGAAGGTTATGCGCTGGATGCGGCTTCCCTGCTGATCGATTACGGATTTAAAAATCTTAATCTGAACAAGATCTGGATGGAGTTGTATGAATTTGATAAAGCGAAGATCGATTTCTTCACCAATGAATTTTCCTTCAAACAGGATGGCAAGCTGAGGCAGAATTGCTTTGAAGATGGGAAATATCATGACTCATTAATAATATCCCTGTTAAGTAGTGAGTATGCAGGAAGGAAATAA
- the pseF gene encoding pseudaminic acid cytidylyltransferase translates to MQEGNKLVAIITARGGSKRIPRKNILPFLGRPIISYSIHAALESQLFAEVMVSTDDEEIARMAEAEGAIVPFFRSKENADDFSGTADVIAEVIMRYKERGMTFETGCCIYPTAPFVNPGILKEGYKKLVDGKFDVVFPMVKYSYPIQRSIHKVENGKVAMLWPENYHKRSQDLEPVYHDAGQFYWFRSDYILSHKKLFGDNVAGLEVEEKSVQDIDTLSDWELAEIKYQLLNRK, encoded by the coding sequence ATGCAGGAAGGAAATAAACTCGTTGCCATTATCACTGCCAGAGGAGGCAGTAAGCGGATACCGCGAAAGAACATCCTGCCGTTTCTCGGCAGGCCGATCATAAGTTACTCTATTCACGCTGCGCTTGAATCGCAATTATTTGCTGAGGTAATGGTCTCAACAGACGATGAAGAGATCGCCAGGATGGCAGAGGCAGAAGGCGCCATTGTCCCTTTTTTCAGAAGTAAGGAAAATGCAGACGATTTTTCAGGGACGGCGGATGTAATAGCGGAGGTGATAATGCGTTATAAAGAAAGAGGAATGACATTTGAAACAGGGTGCTGCATATATCCCACAGCACCTTTTGTCAATCCGGGGATTTTAAAAGAAGGTTATAAGAAATTGGTAGACGGGAAATTCGATGTAGTATTTCCCATGGTGAAATATAGTTATCCCATTCAACGATCCATACATAAAGTGGAGAACGGAAAGGTGGCCATGCTCTGGCCGGAAAATTACCATAAACGTTCACAGGACCTGGAGCCTGTATATCATGATGCCGGGCAGTTTTACTGGTTCAGAAGTGACTACATTTTATCGCACAAAAAATTGTTTGGAGATAACGTTGCCGGATTGGAGGTAGAGGAAAAAAGCGTACAGGATATTGATACATTGTCAGATTGGGAATTGGCTGAAATAAAATATCAATTATTAAATAGAAAATAA